One region of Bactrocera neohumeralis isolate Rockhampton chromosome 5, APGP_CSIRO_Bneo_wtdbg2-racon-allhic-juicebox.fasta_v2, whole genome shotgun sequence genomic DNA includes:
- the LOC126759630 gene encoding mucin-5AC-like isoform X4 produces the protein MKLQIFAIIAALAAVNGGILQNPCTQSGYFAFIDNMPTFYSCSLNDDGSYAIQYLSCSNGYVFSQSASNCVLKDQANVVDTTVSSTSTTEVPLTSTAAATSTTRGEPVTTGEPSSSEVPIVSSTQDVPVSTTLKPTEKPITTTVQPYTNEVVSTTIEEPRTTQESTSTDKPDENSTITDGPTTVTEETTLATETTQATRTTEESIVTEDPTESTSSIPSVTTLTPESTAVPDAPSTTEETTVTGDKTTTEGSDTTAAPEENETTVITESTDVPDAPSTTEDPADNTTREGSGSTEAPEEKETTVTTESNELPEEPSTTEEPEDSTTTEGSGSTEEPEENETTVATESTDVPEAPSTTEEPEDNTTTEGSGSTEAPEESETTVITESTDVPDAPSSTEEPADNTTTEGSDSTEAPQENETTVTTESNELPEEPSTTEEPEDSTTTEGSGSTEEPEENETTVATESTVIPEEPGTTEEPEGNTTTEEPEENETTVGTESTDIPEESSTTEEPEGNTTTEEPEENETTVGTESTDVPEEPSTTEEPEDNTTTEGSGSTEAPEENETTVTTESTEVPEAPSTTKEPEDNTTTEEPEENETTVATESTDIPEEPSTTTESNELPEEPSTTEEPEDNNTTEDPEENETTVATESTDVPTEPSTTEKPEDNTTTEGSDSTEAPEGNETTVATEPTEVPEAPSTTEEPEDNTTTEGSDSTEAPEGNETTVAKESTDIPDAPSTTEKSTELPEASSTTEVPEDNTTPEVSVSTEAPEENETTVATTNDGEITKAPEVPSTEIPEQPETTGAPSSTGAPTTTSIEASTTEVSQTTTTQGPAITKEPETSEVPPRPSDKPSSPHVSSTTPAPVTTNSPRTTVKQPPKHTSTVTTKAPTTPRKPPPEHLKCPYEGFFPSEDGCKKFAYCAKFFGKMKQYDLKCPRGQKFNRNTLYCDPEIDCKNSDESSGEVASIEHHKPFTCLVEGTFAHKNDCTKYYTCEWSTKHRNFLQLPSACPSGEVFRLESGSCGRERRLTCFLRPNGSKYYDHESSK, from the exons atgaaattgcaaatatttgcaataattgCGGCGCTTGCCGCCGTTAATGGCGGGATTCTTCAGAATCCATGCACGCAATCCGGGTACTTTGCGTTCATCGATAATATGCCAACGTTTTATAGTTGCTCTTTGAATGATGACGGTTCTTACGCGATTCAATATTTATCCTGTTCAAATGGATACGTTTTCAGTCAAAGCGCTAGTAATTGTGTTTTAAAAGATCAAGCAAACGTTGTCGATACTACAGTTTCCTCAACAAGCACTACTGAAGTGCCCTTAACAAGTACTGCCGCAGCTACAAGTACTACACGTGGAGAGCCAGTTACAACTGGAGAACCTTCAAGTTCGGAGGTACCCATTGTTTCGAGCACACAAGATGTACCAGTATCTACAACTCTAAAACCCACCGAAAAACCAATTACCACCACTGTACAACCCTACACTAATGAAGTAGTAAGTACCACAATTGAAGAACCGCGCACTACTCAAGAGTCGACAAGTACGGATAAGCCTGACGAGAATTCGACCATTACTGATGGACCTACTACGGTTACAGAAGAAACAACGTTAGCAACAGAAACTACACAAGCCACAAGAACTACTGAAGAATCAATCGTTACCGAAGATCCAACAGAAAGCACTTCATCCATTCCAAGTGTCACAACTTTAACACCAGAATCTACTGCAGTGCCAGATGCACCAAGCACTACTGAAGAAACAACTGTTACCGGAGATAAGACCACAACGGAAGGATCAGATACTACAGCAGCACCCGAGGAAAATGAAACAACTGTAATTACAGAATCCACCGATGTTCCAGATGCACCAAGCACTACTGAAGACCCTGCAGACAATACTACAAGAGAAGGATCAGGTAGCACAGAAGCACCCGAGGAAAAAGAGACAACGGTAACTACAGAATCTAATGAACTTCCAGAAGAACCAAGTACTACTGAAGAACCTGAAGATAGTACCACAACGGAAGGATCAGGTAGCACAGAAGAGCCCGAAGAAAATGAGACAACTGTAGCTACAGAATCTACTGATGTTCCAGAGGCACCAAGTACTACTGAGGAGCCTGAAGATAATACCACAACAGAAGGATCAGGTTCTACAGAAGCACCCGAGGAAAGTGAGACAACTGTAATTACAGAATCTACCGATGTTCCAGATGCACCAAGCAGTACCGAAGAACCTGCCGACAATACCACAACAGAAGGATCAGATAGCACAGAAGCACCCCAGGAAAATGAGACAACTGTAACTACAGAATCTAATGAACTTCCAGAAGAACCAAGTACTACTGAAGAACCTGAAGACAGTACCACAACGGAAGGATCAGGTAGCACAGAAGAGCCTGAAGAAAATGAGACAACTGTGGCTACAGAATCTACTGTTATTCCGGAGGAACCAGGTACTACAGAAGAACCTGAAGGTAATACCACAACAGAAGAGCCCGAAGAAAATGAGACAACTGTAGGTACAGAATCTACTGATATTCCAGAGGAATCAAGTACTACTGAAGAACCTGAAGGTAATACCACAACAGAAGAGCCCGAAGAAAATGAGACAACTGTAG GTACAGAATCTACTGATGTTCCAGAGGAACCAAGTACTACTGAAGAACCTGAAGATAATACCACAACGGAAGGATCAGGTAGCACAGAGGCACCCGAAGAAAATGAGACAACTGTAACTACCGAATCTACTGAAGTTCCAGAGGCACCAAGTACTACTAAGGAGCCTGAAGATAATACCACGACAGAAGAACCCGAAGAAAATGAGACAACTGTGGCTACAGAATCTACTGATATTCCAGAGGAACCAAGTACTACTACAGAGTCTAATGAACTTCCAGAAGAACCAAGTACTACTGAAGAACCTGAAGACAATAACACAACAGAAGATCCCGAAGAAAATGAGACAACTGTGGCTACAGAATCTACTGATGTTCCAACGGAACCAAGTACTACTGAAAAACCTGAAGACAATACCACAACGGAAGGATCAGATAGCACAGAAGCACCCGAGGGAAATGAGACAACTGTAGCTACTGAACCTACTGAAGTCCCAGAGGCACCAAGTACTACTGAAGAACCTGAAGACAATACCACAACGGAAGGATCAGATAGCACAGAAGCACCCGAGGGAAATGAGACAACTGTAGCCAAAGAATCTACTGATATTCCAGATGCACCAAGTACTACTGAAAAATCTACTGAACTTCCAGAGGCATCAAGTACTACTGAAGTACCTGAAGACAATACCACTCCGGAAGTATCAGTTAGCACAGAAGCACCCGAGGAAAATGAGACAACTGTAGCTACCACAAATGATGGTGAAATTACAAAAGCACCAGAAGTCCCTTCCACAGAAATTCCAGAACAGCCTGAAACGACAGGCGCGCCCAGCAGCACTGGTGCACCAACCACAACAAGTATTGAAGCCAGCACCACAGAAGTATCGCAAACCACTACTACTCAAGGTCCAGCTATAACAAAAGAACCAGAAACCAGTGAAGTACCACCAAGACCCAGTGATAAACCCAGCTCACCCCATGTGTCGTCTACCACACCAGCGCCAGTTACAACCAACTCACCTAGGACCACAGTAAAACAACCGCCTAAACACACAAGCACGGTTACTACGAAAGCGCCCACAACACCTAGAAAACCACCACCAGAACACTTAAAATGCCCCTATGAAGGCTTCTTCCCAAGTGAAGACGGTTGCAAAAAGTTTGCCTACTGTGCCaaatttttcggtaaaatgaagcAGTATGATTTGAAGTGTCCCCGCGGACAAAAATTCAATAGGAACACACTCTATTGTGATCCAGAAATCGATTGTAAAAACAGTGATGAAAGCAGCGGTGAAGTAGCTTCTATTGAGCACCACAAACCGTTCACCTGCTTAGTGGAGGGTACCTTCGCCCATAAGAATGATTGTACCAAATACTATACCTGCGAGTGGAGTACGAAACATCGCAATTTCCTTCAGTTACCCAGCGCTTGCCCGAGCGGTGAGGTCTTCCGTCTAGAGTCTGGCTCATGCGGTCGTGAGCGCCGACTGACTTGTTTCTTACGGCCGAACGGTTCCAAATACTACGATCACGAATCGTCCAAATGA
- the LOC126759630 gene encoding mucin-5AC-like isoform X6 → MKLQIFAIIAALAAVNGGILQNPCTQSGYFAFIDNMPTFYSCSLNDDGSYAIQYLSCSNGYVFSQSASNCVLKDQANVVDTTVSSTSTTEVPLTSTAAATSTTRGEPVTTGEPSSSEVPIVSSTQDVPVSTTLKPTEKPITTTVQPYTNEVVSTTIEEPRTTQESTSTDKPDENSTITDGPTTVTEETTLATETTQATRTTEESIVTEDPTESTSSIPSVTTLTPESTAVPDAPSTTEETTVTGDKTTTEGSDTTAAPEENETTVITESTDVPDAPSTTEDPADNTTREGSGSTEAPEEKETTVTTESNELPEEPSTTEEPEDSTTTEGSGSTEEPEENETTVATESTDVPEAPSTTEEPEDNTTTEGSGSTEAPEESETTVITESTDVPDAPSSTEEPADNTTTEGSDSTEAPQENETTVTTESNELPEEPSTTEEPEDSTTTEGSGSTEEPEENETTVATESTVIPEEPGTTEEPEGNTTTEEPEENETTVGTESTDVPEEPSTTEEPEDNTTTEGSGSTEAPEENETTVTTESTEVPEAPSTTKEPEDNTTTEEPEENETTVATESTDIPEEPSTTTESNELPEEPSTTEEPEDNNTTEDPEENETTVATESTDVPTEPSTTEKPEDNTTTEGSDSTEAPEGNETTVATEPTEVPEAPSTTEEPEDNTTTEGSDSTEAPEGNETTVAKESTDIPDAPSTTEKSTELPEASSTTEVPEDNTTPEVSVSTEAPEENETTVATTNDGEITKAPEVPSTEIPEQPETTGAPSSTGAPTTTSIEASTTEVSQTTTTQGPAITKEPETSEVPPRPSDKPSSPHVSSTTPAPVTTNSPRTTVKQPPKHTSTVTTKAPTTPRKPPPEHLKCPYEGFFPSEDGCKKFAYCAKFFGKMKQYDLKCPRGQKFNRNTLYCDPEIDCKNSDESSGEVASIEHHKPFTCLVEGTFAHKNDCTKYYTCEWSTKHRNFLQLPSACPSGEVFRLESGSCGRERRLTCFLRPNGSKYYDHESSK, encoded by the exons atgaaattgcaaatatttgcaataattgCGGCGCTTGCCGCCGTTAATGGCGGGATTCTTCAGAATCCATGCACGCAATCCGGGTACTTTGCGTTCATCGATAATATGCCAACGTTTTATAGTTGCTCTTTGAATGATGACGGTTCTTACGCGATTCAATATTTATCCTGTTCAAATGGATACGTTTTCAGTCAAAGCGCTAGTAATTGTGTTTTAAAAGATCAAGCAAACGTTGTCGATACTACAGTTTCCTCAACAAGCACTACTGAAGTGCCCTTAACAAGTACTGCCGCAGCTACAAGTACTACACGTGGAGAGCCAGTTACAACTGGAGAACCTTCAAGTTCGGAGGTACCCATTGTTTCGAGCACACAAGATGTACCAGTATCTACAACTCTAAAACCCACCGAAAAACCAATTACCACCACTGTACAACCCTACACTAATGAAGTAGTAAGTACCACAATTGAAGAACCGCGCACTACTCAAGAGTCGACAAGTACGGATAAGCCTGACGAGAATTCGACCATTACTGATGGACCTACTACGGTTACAGAAGAAACAACGTTAGCAACAGAAACTACACAAGCCACAAGAACTACTGAAGAATCAATCGTTACCGAAGATCCAACAGAAAGCACTTCATCCATTCCAAGTGTCACAACTTTAACACCAGAATCTACTGCAGTGCCAGATGCACCAAGCACTACTGAAGAAACAACTGTTACCGGAGATAAGACCACAACGGAAGGATCAGATACTACAGCAGCACCCGAGGAAAATGAAACAACTGTAATTACAGAATCCACCGATGTTCCAGATGCACCAAGCACTACTGAAGACCCTGCAGACAATACTACAAGAGAAGGATCAGGTAGCACAGAAGCACCCGAGGAAAAAGAGACAACGGTAACTACAGAATCTAATGAACTTCCAGAAGAACCAAGTACTACTGAAGAACCTGAAGATAGTACCACAACGGAAGGATCAGGTAGCACAGAAGAGCCCGAAGAAAATGAGACAACTGTAGCTACAGAATCTACTGATGTTCCAGAGGCACCAAGTACTACTGAGGAGCCTGAAGATAATACCACAACAGAAGGATCAGGTTCTACAGAAGCACCCGAGGAAAGTGAGACAACTGTAATTACAGAATCTACCGATGTTCCAGATGCACCAAGCAGTACCGAAGAACCTGCCGACAATACCACAACAGAAGGATCAGATAGCACAGAAGCACCCCAGGAAAATGAGACAACTGTAACTACAGAATCTAATGAACTTCCAGAAGAACCAAGTACTACTGAAGAACCTGAAGACAGTACCACAACGGAAGGATCAGGTAGCACAGAAGAGCCTGAAGAAAATGAGACAACTGTGGCTACAGAATCTACTGTTATTCCGGAGGAACCAGGTACTACAGAAGAACCTGAAGGTAATACCACAACAGAAGAGCCCGAAGAAAATGAGACAACTGTAG GTACAGAATCTACTGATGTTCCAGAGGAACCAAGTACTACTGAAGAACCTGAAGATAATACCACAACGGAAGGATCAGGTAGCACAGAGGCACCCGAAGAAAATGAGACAACTGTAACTACCGAATCTACTGAAGTTCCAGAGGCACCAAGTACTACTAAGGAGCCTGAAGATAATACCACGACAGAAGAACCCGAAGAAAATGAGACAACTGTGGCTACAGAATCTACTGATATTCCAGAGGAACCAAGTACTACTACAGAGTCTAATGAACTTCCAGAAGAACCAAGTACTACTGAAGAACCTGAAGACAATAACACAACAGAAGATCCCGAAGAAAATGAGACAACTGTGGCTACAGAATCTACTGATGTTCCAACGGAACCAAGTACTACTGAAAAACCTGAAGACAATACCACAACGGAAGGATCAGATAGCACAGAAGCACCCGAGGGAAATGAGACAACTGTAGCTACTGAACCTACTGAAGTCCCAGAGGCACCAAGTACTACTGAAGAACCTGAAGACAATACCACAACGGAAGGATCAGATAGCACAGAAGCACCCGAGGGAAATGAGACAACTGTAGCCAAAGAATCTACTGATATTCCAGATGCACCAAGTACTACTGAAAAATCTACTGAACTTCCAGAGGCATCAAGTACTACTGAAGTACCTGAAGACAATACCACTCCGGAAGTATCAGTTAGCACAGAAGCACCCGAGGAAAATGAGACAACTGTAGCTACCACAAATGATGGTGAAATTACAAAAGCACCAGAAGTCCCTTCCACAGAAATTCCAGAACAGCCTGAAACGACAGGCGCGCCCAGCAGCACTGGTGCACCAACCACAACAAGTATTGAAGCCAGCACCACAGAAGTATCGCAAACCACTACTACTCAAGGTCCAGCTATAACAAAAGAACCAGAAACCAGTGAAGTACCACCAAGACCCAGTGATAAACCCAGCTCACCCCATGTGTCGTCTACCACACCAGCGCCAGTTACAACCAACTCACCTAGGACCACAGTAAAACAACCGCCTAAACACACAAGCACGGTTACTACGAAAGCGCCCACAACACCTAGAAAACCACCACCAGAACACTTAAAATGCCCCTATGAAGGCTTCTTCCCAAGTGAAGACGGTTGCAAAAAGTTTGCCTACTGTGCCaaatttttcggtaaaatgaagcAGTATGATTTGAAGTGTCCCCGCGGACAAAAATTCAATAGGAACACACTCTATTGTGATCCAGAAATCGATTGTAAAAACAGTGATGAAAGCAGCGGTGAAGTAGCTTCTATTGAGCACCACAAACCGTTCACCTGCTTAGTGGAGGGTACCTTCGCCCATAAGAATGATTGTACCAAATACTATACCTGCGAGTGGAGTACGAAACATCGCAATTTCCTTCAGTTACCCAGCGCTTGCCCGAGCGGTGAGGTCTTCCGTCTAGAGTCTGGCTCATGCGGTCGTGAGCGCCGACTGACTTGTTTCTTACGGCCGAACGGTTCCAAATACTACGATCACGAATCGTCCAAATGA